In Hippoglossus hippoglossus isolate fHipHip1 chromosome 19, fHipHip1.pri, whole genome shotgun sequence, the DNA window TGTTTCTTCCTCCgcactcacctccacctcccagttAAATGGCTCTAATGAAGGCCAACCCCAGAACACCCCCCCATGGATCTTTAAAGAGCTGGCCTCTGCTGAACTATGGGGGTGTTTTtggtttgtattttctgtttgctGTTATTTactctttgtatttttttatatggTTTAGTTTTATGTTCTACTTGATGATGATCATATCAGACTCTTGGTATTAAAAAGTCCACACCCTAcagcgtatgtgtgtgtgtgtgtgtgtgtgtgtgtgtgtgtgtgcgtgttaccTGGGCCCAGTGCACCATGTTCTGGACGGACGTCCCAGCAGGacagtgtgttgtgtaaatCGGAGTCCGAGTCTGTAGATGAACAGAATCATGTTACACATGTTCGAGTCATGTAATCTCATCATGTGACCTGACCACATGACCTGATCGTGTGACCAGATCATGTGACCTGACCTTGTGACGTGGCCATGTGACGTCTCATACGAACCATGTTGAGGTTTTTCTCGTCGAAGCCACAAAGGACGAAGAAGAGGTTTCCACACAGCTCGCTGAGAGGCTGCTTCCCACACACGTGTTCAGCAAACCACTCGATCATGTGACTCTGAGGCAGGAAGTTCTTACTACCAAACAGAGCCTGCAGGGGGCATGTCATCATCAACACAATCAATACACTGTTAATATCATCAAATCATCATCATACCCCACTTATGACTGACGGCTCTCACCCAGATGAGCGGCTCCGGCAGGACGGACATTTTGGTCATGGGGCTCCTGGTGAAGGCGACAGTCGCCACAGGAGCCAAACCGAAGAACAGTTTGATCTTACTCGCCAGTTCAGGGAGCGTGGAGAACGCCATGAATGCTGGGAAATAAGAGACCGTTACAGTGATGTAAACagagaaaggtgtgtgtgtgtgtgtgtgttacctatAGTGGTTCCCTGAGAGTGTCCGATGTAGTAGATCTGTTCTTGTCCCGTCACCTTCAGGATGTAGTTTACAACGGCGGGAAGATCCTTCAGAGCCATTTCATCATGactatacaaacacacacacaggaggagcgTGATGTCACACAGGTGTCGTGATGTGATACAGGTAGACAGTGATGTCATACAGCCATTGTGTACCTGAACCTCCAGAACTCGTCCTGGTCTGGTTGGAGCGTCCGGTGTTTCCTGGACCACGTGTTCCCTCGGCTGTTTCCGAGCCACACGTCGTACCCGGCGTCCGCCAGCACGTATCCCAGACTGGAGTTTGGCGGGTTGGTGATCCAGTTACTGCCGGCGGCGAGGAGGCCATGTTGGAGCAAGACCGCCGGCCTCGGGCCTGCAgcacataaaacataaaatattattttggcGTGTTTGATTTGATCTAATTCCTCCTCtgacgttttattttgaaggaccAGTGATTGTAACTGTGTCACATGTCCATCACCAGTTCAACTGTttaaagaaacaggaagtgaagtttGATGTTTCAGCTTCCTTTTCATCCTCAGACTTTTGAACCACAGAGGAAACGTCTTTGccttgattgtgtgtgtgcgtgtggagtCTGACCTGCAGTGTGTCTCAGTCCGGTTGGGATCCTGTTCACCATCAGGATGAACCCGTCCTCCGTCAG includes these proteins:
- the lipf gene encoding gastric triacylglycerol lipase yields the protein MLCVVVCVLVLSGLVHSGATHLHRRSEKLELDPEVHMNITEIIRRWSYPAEEHEVLTEDGFILMVNRIPTGLRHTAGPRPAVLLQHGLLAAGSNWITNPPNSSLGYVLADAGYDVWLGNSRGNTWSRKHRTLQPDQDEFWRFSHDEMALKDLPAVVNYILKVTGQEQIYYIGHSQGTTIAFMAFSTLPELASKIKLFFGLAPVATVAFTRSPMTKMSVLPEPLIWALFGSKNFLPQSHMIEWFAEHVCGKQPLSELCGNLFFVLCGFDEKNLNMTRTPIYTTHCPAGTSVQNMVHWAQHVHGGKLTAFDFGAAGNMRHYNQSTPPQYNVQDMKVPTALFTGGQDTLADPKDVAVLLTQVSNLIYHQHIEHWEHLDFIWGLDAPEQMFPSILKLLQEHR